The sequence below is a genomic window from Methanobacterium sp..
GTGATTGCAGACCCTGTACTTGATCCTGTAAACAGTAAGAGCATTGTAGAATCAATAATAGCTTGTCATGAATTTAAAAAACGTAACAAAGCCCCCCTGTTTTTTGGAGTGGGAAATGTAACTGAACTAATGGACACAGATTCAGTGGGAGCCAATGCACTGCTTTCTGGAATAGCAATGGAACTTGGTGCATGCATACTTTTTTCGCCTGAAGAAAGCGGTAAAACAGTTGGAAGCATCCATGAACTTGCAGTTTCATCAAAAATGATGTTTCTTGCAAAAAACAGAGGCTCCATACCTAAGGACCTTGGTATTAACCTGATAATCTTAAAAGACAAGCGCAAAGGCGAACCTATAACTGAGGAAATAGATGCACCTCTTTTAGAAGGTGTAGAAGACTATAGATTCATCCAGGACCCTCAGGGAAGCTTTAAGATAATGACTGAAAAAGGTTTTATTAGGGCAGTTCACTATACTCGCATGAAACCTGACCTAATAATTAAAGGAAAAACTGCAAAGAGCGTTTACGATGAAATAATTAAAAATGGTCTTGTATCCAGGCTTGAACATGCAACATATCTCGGTGCTGAACTGCAAAAGGCAGAAATAGCAGCAATACTTAATAAAAATTATATTCAGGATTTTCCGTTATTCCAGAGACTTAAATATTAAATTACAAGTATCAATCATTTTGATGAAACTTTTTCTAAAAGTTTCAATAGGTCGATTAAAATTTGGATGAACCCTTTTTTAAAGGGTTCTTTCAAAGACTTAAATATTAAATTACAAGTATCAATCATTTTGATGAAACTTTTTCTAAAAGTTTCAATAGGTCGATTAAAATTTGGATGAACCCTTTTTTAAAGGGTTCTTTCAAAGACTTAAATATTAAATTACAAGTATCAATCATTTTGATGAAACTTTTTGGATGAACCCTTTTTTAAAGGGTTCAATTGAAGGTATTGATCATGAAACAATGTACAAAATGTGGCAGTGAAAATGTTATTATAAGGAGGAAAGCGTCTGGACAGATGCTTTGCAGGGAATGTTTCATTGAATCCACTACCCGGAAAGTTCTAAGGACCATTAGAAAAAATAAGCTAATAGAAAAAGGAGATAAAGTAGCAGTTGCATTATCTGGTGGAAAAGACAGTGTAATGGTTCTGGATATTCTTAATTCTCTTTACAGACGTAATATAATTGATTTATTTGCAATAACTATTGATGAAGGAATAGGAGGGTATAGAAAACATGGGGTAGATATTGCAATTAAAAATACAAAAGAATTAGGCATATATCATAGAATTGAATCATTTAAAGATTATTTTGGCAAAAATCTTGACGATATAATGGCAGACAGGCGTCGGGAACATGGGGCATGCACTTACTGTGGTGTTTTTAGAAGATGGATTATAAATAGAATAGCAAGAGAGGAAGGAGCCACAAAAATTGCCACAGGCCACAACCTTGACGATGAAACCCAGGCAATATTAATGAACTATCTGGAGGGAAATATAGATAATTTAATGCGTATTGGAGCTAAAACAGAACCTATGAGTGATAAATTCACAGTCAAAATTAAACCTCTGCGCGAGATTCCTGAAAAAGAAATAGGGTTATATGTAATTGCCAGGGAGCTTGATGTTCATTTTGATGAGTGTCCTTACTCAAAAGAATCTTTTAGAGGAGAAATAGGACGTTTTATAAAAGAATTATCGGTTAATCGGCCTACAATAATGTATTCAACCCTTAAAGGTTTTGATAAAATACAGCCTGTTATTCGAAAAGAATTTAGAGAAAATGCGAACATGGGTGAATGCATCAACTGCGGTGAACCATCTTCTCATGAACTTTGCAGAGCCTGTTTGTTTTTGAAAAAATTAGAATAGTGATTAAATGGAAGTTACAGTTATATATGGAAAAATAAAAGAAAAAAAAGAGATTCAAGAGAAT
It includes:
- a CDS encoding TIGR00269 family protein: MKQCTKCGSENVIIRRKASGQMLCRECFIESTTRKVLRTIRKNKLIEKGDKVAVALSGGKDSVMVLDILNSLYRRNIIDLFAITIDEGIGGYRKHGVDIAIKNTKELGIYHRIESFKDYFGKNLDDIMADRRREHGACTYCGVFRRWIINRIAREEGATKIATGHNLDDETQAILMNYLEGNIDNLMRIGAKTEPMSDKFTVKIKPLREIPEKEIGLYVIARELDVHFDECPYSKESFRGEIGRFIKELSVNRPTIMYSTLKGFDKIQPVIRKEFRENANMGECINCGEPSSHELCRACLFLKKLE